From a region of the Actinopolymorpha singaporensis genome:
- a CDS encoding ABC transporter substrate-binding protein, whose product MRTAGTPNHRPGRTPERAPDRAPERAPAHTPQRTPSRRDLFRFGLTSVAAFSVAGCSALSLNPSDKSGGKGGGKDAGKAGTGLKEAPELSDQVKAGKLPPRAKRMPAKPMVIRPTEPGGVYGGTWNTILTSVDADPHLVGSLSYEPLVRWDVDQTKISPNVAESWEIGQDGRVYTFKLRAGMKWSDGKPYTADDLVFGYEDVLSNTDLYPVMPSQFAPDGQPAKLEKLDDTTVRFTFPKPQGLFLDQVASSGGAVLHCLPKHYLKQFHKKYNPDADKLAKQEGQPDWTKLFLNKGGNGPTEFGSWQNTDLPVIYPWKLSSQSGNRLVVSRNPYYWKSDTEGRQLPYLDRVVFDIITDPQVSTLKLSQGDYSLVTPGLVTLQSKPVFARGREKGRFHFIAIGSSRMNDATFLLNQTHKDPAMRQVMQNKDFRIGLSYALNRQEIIKVVLLNQGEPWQTSPRKESGLYLQQLAKQYTEHDPAKANQHLDKAGYRQRDSDGFRLRPDGKRLGFTVEVRTNFNPLWADVAQLASGYWKKVGVDVQVKVEDATLLFNRVAANNHDAVMDDGDGGDLPMLGPGWYFPVDAGAAYAVEWGRWYESKGKEGEKPPAGPLRQMRLFDQIKVTPDKQKRDELFMQILRISQEEFYVIGTVLPEARYNVVQNDLHGVGGEMIDDCCEPGPSAPEQYFWKKT is encoded by the coding sequence ATGAGAACAGCCGGAACACCGAACCACCGGCCGGGCCGTACGCCGGAGCGAGCGCCGGATCGCGCGCCGGAGCGAGCACCAGCCCATACGCCGCAGCGAACGCCGAGCCGGCGCGACCTGTTCCGGTTCGGGCTCACGTCGGTCGCGGCGTTCTCCGTCGCCGGATGCTCCGCGCTCTCGCTCAACCCGTCGGACAAGTCCGGCGGCAAGGGCGGAGGCAAGGACGCCGGCAAGGCCGGCACCGGGCTCAAGGAGGCGCCGGAACTCAGCGACCAGGTCAAGGCCGGCAAGCTTCCGCCGCGCGCCAAGCGGATGCCGGCCAAGCCGATGGTCATCCGCCCCACCGAGCCGGGCGGTGTGTACGGCGGCACGTGGAACACCATCCTGACCTCGGTGGACGCCGACCCGCACCTGGTCGGTTCGTTGTCGTACGAGCCGCTCGTGCGGTGGGACGTCGACCAGACCAAGATCTCGCCGAACGTCGCCGAGTCCTGGGAGATCGGCCAGGACGGCCGCGTCTACACGTTCAAGCTGCGCGCGGGCATGAAGTGGTCGGACGGAAAGCCCTACACAGCAGACGACCTGGTGTTCGGATACGAGGACGTGCTGAGCAACACCGACCTCTACCCGGTGATGCCCTCGCAGTTCGCTCCGGACGGACAGCCGGCGAAGCTGGAGAAGCTCGACGACACCACCGTGCGGTTCACCTTCCCCAAGCCGCAGGGTTTGTTCCTGGACCAGGTAGCGTCCTCCGGTGGCGCCGTCCTGCACTGCCTGCCGAAGCACTACCTGAAGCAGTTCCACAAGAAGTACAACCCGGACGCGGACAAGCTGGCGAAGCAGGAAGGCCAGCCGGACTGGACCAAACTCTTCCTGAACAAGGGCGGCAACGGCCCGACGGAGTTCGGTTCCTGGCAGAACACCGACCTGCCGGTCATCTACCCGTGGAAGCTGTCCTCCCAGTCCGGCAACCGCCTGGTGGTCAGCCGCAATCCGTACTACTGGAAGTCCGACACCGAGGGCCGGCAGCTTCCCTACCTCGACCGGGTCGTGTTCGACATCATCACCGACCCACAGGTCAGCACGCTCAAGCTCAGCCAGGGCGACTACAGCCTGGTCACACCCGGGCTGGTCACGCTCCAGAGCAAGCCGGTCTTCGCGCGCGGGCGGGAGAAGGGACGCTTCCACTTCATCGCGATCGGTTCGTCGCGGATGAACGACGCGACGTTCCTGCTCAACCAGACGCACAAGGACCCGGCGATGCGGCAGGTCATGCAGAACAAGGACTTCCGCATCGGTCTGTCGTACGCGCTGAACCGCCAGGAGATCATCAAGGTCGTACTCCTCAACCAGGGTGAGCCGTGGCAGACCTCGCCCCGCAAGGAGTCCGGGCTCTACCTCCAGCAACTCGCCAAGCAGTACACCGAGCACGACCCGGCGAAGGCGAACCAGCATCTGGACAAGGCCGGTTACCGCCAGCGCGACAGCGACGGGTTCCGGCTGCGCCCGGACGGGAAACGGCTGGGATTCACCGTCGAGGTGCGGACGAACTTCAACCCGCTCTGGGCCGACGTCGCCCAGCTCGCGTCCGGTTACTGGAAGAAGGTCGGCGTCGACGTGCAGGTGAAGGTGGAGGACGCCACCCTGTTGTTCAACCGGGTGGCCGCCAACAACCACGACGCGGTGATGGACGACGGCGACGGCGGTGACCTGCCGATGCTCGGCCCCGGGTGGTACTTCCCCGTGGACGCCGGTGCGGCATACGCGGTCGAGTGGGGCCGGTGGTACGAGTCGAAGGGCAAGGAAGGGGAGAAGCCACCGGCCGGCCCGCTGCGGCAGATGCGGTTGTTCGACCAGATCAAGGTCACACCGGACAAGCAGAAGCGCGACGAGCTCTTCATGCAGATCCTGCGCATCTCCCAAGAAGAGTTCTACGTGATCGGGACCGTGCTGCCCGAGGCGAGGTACAACGTCGTCCAGAACGACCTGCACGGTGTCGGCGGGGAGATGATCGACGACTGCTGCGAGCCCGGCCCGTCCGCTCCGGAGCAGTACTTCTGGAAGAAGACGTAG
- a CDS encoding ATP-binding cassette domain-containing protein, which translates to MRTVSVNRLTAAYDVGRPVLQDVTVTVEPGHMLAVSGRSGAGKSTLLSTIAGLLRPAEGTVSLDGEPLRDRDHAVSQGVVLVPQDNGLATFLTAGENVEVALLANGRGPAEARRLTVECLTALGLAGQRDQLVEELSGGQQQRTAIARGLALRGDVLLADEVTSELDAVSRQTVMDLLRKEADRGAVVVFATHDPDAAALCDAELHLVDGRAEIVRSEPVVDAPTVNRPNASTTARA; encoded by the coding sequence TTGCGAACCGTCTCCGTGAACCGGCTGACCGCCGCGTACGACGTCGGCCGACCGGTCCTGCAGGACGTGACGGTGACCGTGGAACCGGGCCACATGCTGGCGGTCAGCGGACGCTCGGGCGCGGGCAAGTCCACGTTGCTGTCCACCATCGCCGGCCTGCTGCGCCCGGCCGAGGGAACTGTCAGTCTGGACGGCGAGCCGCTGCGTGACCGCGACCACGCCGTCTCCCAGGGCGTGGTGCTGGTGCCGCAGGACAACGGCCTGGCCACGTTCCTGACCGCTGGTGAGAACGTCGAGGTGGCGCTGCTGGCCAACGGCCGCGGCCCGGCGGAGGCGCGCCGGCTCACCGTCGAGTGCCTGACGGCACTGGGGCTCGCCGGACAGCGCGACCAGTTGGTGGAGGAGCTGTCCGGCGGACAGCAGCAGCGCACCGCGATCGCCCGCGGTCTCGCCCTGCGCGGTGACGTCCTCCTCGCCGACGAGGTGACCAGCGAGCTCGACGCGGTGTCGCGGCAGACGGTGATGGACCTGCTGCGCAAGGAAGCCGATCGGGGCGCGGTCGTGGTGTTCGCGACCCACGACCCGGACGCCGCCGCCTTGTGCGACGCCGAGCTGCACCTGGTCGACGGGCGCGCCGAGATCGTCCGGTCCGAACCCGTGGTGGACGCGCCGACGGTGAACCGGCCGAACGCCTCCACGACGGCAAGGGCGTAG